The proteins below come from a single Jaculus jaculus isolate mJacJac1 chromosome 12, mJacJac1.mat.Y.cur, whole genome shotgun sequence genomic window:
- the Noct gene encoding nocturnin isoform X2: MGNGTSRLYSALAKTLNSSAAAAPHPEYLVDDTEHLEPIDPKELLEECRAVLHTRPPRYQRDFVDLRADGPSSHPPIRVMQWNILAQALGEGKDNFVQCPAEALKWEERKCLILEEILAYQPDILCLQEVDHYFDTFQPLLSRLGYQGTFFPKPWSPCLDVEHNNGPDGCALFFLQNRFKLINSANIRLTAMTLKTNQVAIAQTLECKETGRQFCIAVTHLKARTGWERVRSAQGCDLLQNLQSITQGAKIPLIVCGDFNAEPTEEVYKHFASSSLNLNSAYKLLSADGQSEPPYTTWKIRTSGECRHTLDYIWYSRQALSVRAALDLLTEEQIGPNRLPSFHYPSDHLSLVCDFSFNEEPSGLL; the protein is encoded by the exons ATGGGAAACGGCACAAGCAGACTCTACAGTGCTCTTGCCAAGACACTGAATAGCAGTGCTGCTGCCGCTCCACACCCAGAGTATTTGGTGGATGACACAGAACATCTGGAGCCGATCGATCCCAAGGAGCTTCTCGAGGAATGCAGGGCTGTCCTGCACACTCGGCCTCCCCGGTACCAGAGGGATTTTGTGGATCTGAGAGCAGATGGCCCCAGTAGCCACCCTCCCATTAGGGTCATGCAGTGGAACATCCTTGCTCAAG CTCTTGGCGAGGGGAAAGACAACTTCGTTCAATGCCCTGCTGAAGCCCTTAAGTGGGAAGAACGCAAATGCCTCATCCTGGAAGAAATCCTGGCCTACCAGCCGGACATACTGTGCCTCCAAGAGGTGGACCACTATTTTGACACCTTCCAGCCGCTCCTCAGTCGATTGGGCTATCAAGGCACGTTCTTCCCCAAACCCTGGTCGCCATGTCTTGATGTGGAACACAACAATGGGCCAGACGGCTGCGCCTTATTTTTTCTCCAGAACCGCTTCAAGCTCATCAACAGTGCTAATATCAGGCTGACGGCCATGACCCTGAAAACCAATCAGGTGGCCATTGCACAGACACTGGAGTGCAAGGAAACAGGCCGCCAGTTCTGCATCGCTGTCACCCACTTAAAAGCGCGCACGGGCTGGGAGCGCGTCCGATCAGCACAGGGCTGCGACCTTCTGCAGAACCTGCAGAGCATCACACAGGGAGCCAAGATTCCCCTGATAGTCTGCGGGGACTTCAATGCAGAGCCCACCGAGGAGGTCTACAAACACTTCGCGTCCTCCAGCCTCAACCTGAACAGCGCCTACAAACTGCTGAGCGCCGACGGGCAGTCGGAGCCCCCATACACCACCTGGAAGATCCGCACCTCCGGGGAGTGCCGCCACACCCTGGACTACATCTGGTACTCCAGACAGGCGCTCAGCGTCAGGGCGGCCCTGGACCTGCTCACCGAGGAACAGATTGGGCCTAACCGGCTCCCATCCTTCCACTACCCTTCGGACCACCTGTCTCTAGTGTGTGACTTCAGCTTTAATGAGGAGCCTAGTGGACTCTTATAA